In a single window of the Amycolatopsis sp. cg5 genome:
- a CDS encoding carbohydrate ABC transporter permease codes for MVMGGAVTTNRKLKWGLVDILVLVFALVPVLWVVSLSFKTKATIADGNFIPREWSLQNYADIFQTTEFIRALVNSIGIAIIATVIAVVLGTMAAYAIARLDFPGKQLLVGLSLLIAMFPQVSLVTPLFNIERELGLFDTWPGLILPYITFALPLSIYTLSAFFREIPWELEKAAKMDGATPAQAFRKVIAPLAAPGVFTTAILVFIFCWNDFLFAISLTSTEASRTVPAALSFFTGSSQFEDPTGTISAAAVVITVPIIIFVLFFQRRIVAGLTSGAVKG; via the coding sequence ATGGTGATGGGTGGAGCGGTCACGACGAACCGCAAACTGAAGTGGGGCCTGGTCGACATCCTGGTGCTGGTGTTCGCGCTGGTGCCGGTGCTCTGGGTGGTCTCGCTGTCGTTCAAGACCAAGGCGACGATCGCCGACGGGAATTTCATCCCGCGGGAATGGTCGCTGCAGAACTACGCCGACATCTTCCAGACCACCGAGTTCATCAGAGCGTTGGTGAACTCGATCGGCATCGCGATCATCGCGACGGTGATCGCGGTGGTGCTCGGCACGATGGCGGCGTACGCGATCGCCAGGCTCGACTTCCCCGGCAAGCAGCTGCTGGTCGGATTGTCGCTGCTGATCGCGATGTTCCCGCAGGTCTCGCTGGTCACGCCGTTGTTCAACATCGAGCGTGAGCTCGGGTTGTTCGACACCTGGCCGGGCCTGATCCTGCCGTACATCACGTTCGCGCTGCCGTTGTCGATCTACACGTTGTCCGCGTTCTTCCGCGAAATCCCTTGGGAGCTGGAGAAAGCGGCGAAGATGGACGGCGCGACGCCGGCGCAGGCGTTCCGCAAGGTGATCGCGCCGCTGGCCGCGCCGGGCGTGTTCACCACGGCGATCCTGGTGTTCATCTTCTGCTGGAACGACTTCCTGTTCGCCATTTCGCTGACGTCCACCGAGGCGTCGCGCACGGTGCCCGCGGCGTTGTCGTTCTTCACCGGGTCCTCGCAGTTCGAAGACCCGACCGGGACCATCTCCGCGGCCGCCGTGGTGATCACCGTCCCGATCATCATTTTCGTGTTGTTCTTCCAGCGCCGCATCGTCGCGGGGCTGACGTCCGGTGCGGTGAAGGGGTAA
- a CDS encoding ABC transporter ATP-binding protein produces MAEIVLDKVSKKYPDGALAVSEVDITIADGEFIILVGPSGCGKSTTLNMVAGLEDISSGELRIDGQRVNERAPKDRDIAMVFQSYALYPHLSVRENMAFPLRLAKVADSTVRAKVEEAARILDLTGHLDRKPANLSGGQRQRVAMGRAIVRNPKAFLMDEPLSNLDAKLRGQMRTSVSKIQKQLGTTTLYVTHDQTEAMTLGDRVVVLRAGYVQQIGSPQFLYDNPANLFVAGFIGSPSMNFVPATLEEGSLRSAFGTVALTDRVRRLAEAADAPREVIVGVRPEHFEDASLLDDAQRQGGATFTATVDVLESMGSEKYAHFTVEGESATSSELAELAADSGSDDVPGGESAIVARLSAASAAREGEPVDIWFDADKVKLFDPSSGKNLTYSD; encoded by the coding sequence ATGGCTGAAATCGTCCTGGACAAGGTGTCCAAGAAGTACCCCGACGGCGCGCTCGCGGTGTCCGAAGTGGACATCACCATCGCCGACGGCGAGTTCATCATCCTGGTCGGCCCGTCCGGCTGCGGGAAGTCGACCACGCTGAACATGGTGGCAGGGCTGGAAGACATCTCCTCCGGCGAGCTGCGCATCGACGGGCAGCGCGTCAACGAGCGGGCGCCGAAGGACCGTGACATCGCGATGGTGTTCCAGTCCTACGCGCTGTACCCGCACCTGAGCGTGCGGGAGAACATGGCGTTCCCGTTGCGGCTGGCCAAGGTCGCCGACAGCACGGTCCGCGCGAAGGTCGAGGAGGCGGCGCGGATCCTGGACCTGACCGGGCACCTGGACCGCAAGCCCGCGAACCTGTCCGGCGGGCAGCGGCAGCGGGTGGCGATGGGCCGGGCGATCGTCCGTAACCCCAAGGCGTTCCTGATGGACGAGCCGCTGTCCAATCTGGACGCCAAGCTGCGCGGGCAGATGCGGACGTCGGTGTCGAAGATCCAGAAGCAGCTGGGCACCACCACGCTCTACGTCACGCACGACCAGACCGAGGCCATGACCCTCGGCGACCGGGTCGTGGTGCTGCGAGCCGGTTACGTGCAGCAGATCGGGTCGCCGCAGTTCCTCTACGACAACCCGGCCAACCTGTTCGTCGCCGGGTTCATCGGCTCGCCGTCGATGAACTTCGTACCGGCGACCTTGGAGGAAGGCTCGCTGCGCAGTGCCTTCGGCACGGTGGCGCTGACCGACCGGGTGCGACGGCTGGCCGAGGCCGCCGACGCACCGCGCGAGGTCATCGTCGGCGTGCGGCCTGAGCACTTCGAGGACGCTTCGTTGCTCGACGATGCCCAGCGCCAGGGTGGTGCGACGTTCACCGCGACCGTCGACGTGCTCGAGTCGATGGGCTCGGAGAAGTACGCGCACTTCACCGTCGAAGGCGAATCCGCGACCTCGTCGGAACTGGCCGAGCTGGCCGCCGACAGCGGATCCGACGACGTGCCCGGCGGTGAGTCGGCGATCGTGGCCCGCCTCTCGGCCGCCTCGGCGGCCCGCGAAGGCGAACCCGTCGACATCTGGTTCGACGCCGACAAGGTCAAGCTCTTCGACCCCTCCTCCGGCAAGAACCTGACCTACTCCGACTAA